In one Amia ocellicauda isolate fAmiCal2 chromosome 2, fAmiCal2.hap1, whole genome shotgun sequence genomic region, the following are encoded:
- the ca8 gene encoding carbonic anhydrase-related protein encodes MADNMIEESDYYPDKDDLEWGYEEGVEWGLLFPEANGEYQSPINLNSREARYDPKLLETRLNSNYVVCRDCEVINDGHTVRILLRSKSVVTGGPLRSDHEYELHEVRFHWGRENQRGSEHTVNFKAFPMELHLIHWNTALFSNIDEALGKRNGILIIALFVQIGKEHLGLKAITEVLQDIQYKGKTKLIPCFNPNTLLPDPLLRDYWVYEGSLTMPPCSENVTWILYRYPLTVSQMQIEEFRRLRSHIKGADLAEGNDGMLGDNFRPTQPLSDRVVRAAFQ; translated from the exons ATGGCTGACAATATGATTGAAGAATCTGATTACTATCCTGATAAGGATGATTTGGAGTGGGGATATGAAGAAG GTGTAGAATGGGGTCTGTTGTTCCCTGAAGCAAATGGAGAATATCAGTCTCCCATAAACCTCAACTCCAGGGAGGCCAGGTATGACCCCAAACTCCTGGAAACCCGCCTGAACTCAAACTACGTGGTTTGCCGTGACTGCGAAGTCATTAATGACGGGCACACTGTACGGATACTGCTAAGGTCAAAATCAG TGGTAACAGGAGGCCCTTTACGCAGTGACCATGAATATGAGCTACACGAGGTTCGCTTTCACTGGGGAAGAGAAAACCAGCGAGGCTCTGAGCACACAGTTAATTTCAAAGCTTTTCCTATGGAG CTTCACCTAATTCACTGGAACACTGCGCTGTTCAGCAATATTGACGAAGCCCTGGGGAAGAGAAATGGGATTCTTATTATTGCTTTATTTGTACAG ATAGGAAAGGAACATCTAGGACTGAAGGCTATTACAGAGGTCCTTCAGGATATACAATACAAG GGGAAGACAAAACTCATTCCGTGCTTTAATCCCAACACATTGCTGCCAG ACCCTCTCCTTCGGGATTATTGGGTTTATGAGGGCTCTCTCACCATGCCTCCTTGCAGTGAAAATGTCACATGGATATTATACCGTTATCCTTTGACGGTGTCACAGATGCAG ATAGAGGAGTTTCGAAGACTGAGATCCCACATTAAAGGTGCCGACCTGGCTGAGGGCAATGATGGGATGTTGGGAGACAACTTCAGGCCTACGCAGCCCCTGAGCGATAGAGTAGTCAGAGCTGCTTTCCAATAG